The genomic interval CGCCGCCCCGGCCGCTCGGCACCCCCGCCCGCGTGTCCTTGTTGATCATGCCGTCACCCGCACGACAGCGACTCACGGCGATCACGGCTGCCCCTGGGTCTCGGCGGCGAGAAGCGGGACCCAGAGGCGGCGGGCAAGCGCGCCGAACAGGGTGGTCTCGCCCGGTTCGCCCGCTGGGGCGGGAGCGGACATGAGGTCGTCGAGGCGTGGAGCGGGACCCCAGATGTAGCGGAGGTGGCGGTCGGTGTGGTCACCGAATGCGGCGGGACCGTTGGGGCCGCCGTTGAATTCGCGTTCGGCGGAGGTGATCGCTTCCTCCACCGAAGAACCACGGAAGCGGCGTTCGGCGTACGCGGCGGTAGCGGTGGGTGTGATCGGGAGCGGTTCGCACAGGCCCGCGTCGCGAAGTTTGACGAGCTCGCGCAAGGCGGCGACGGCGGCGGGGCGATCGGGGGCGGTCAGAATGGAACGCCAAGCGGGACGATGGAATTGGCCGCGACCGGTGGTGACCGCGCGCCAGGACCGGTCCTCGGTGGCGGCGAGGGCGAGCAGGGCTACCCAGGCGGAGATGCGGTGTTTCGGGGCGAGGCGGGAGAAGGTGGTGCGCACCAGCGTCTCGCCGTGCACCTCGGGAACCGTGCCGGTAAGCCGGCGGCCGCCGCCGAGATCGATGGCGATATCGACCGCGCGGGCGGGACTTTCGTATTCGGGGAGTGCGGCACGCACCAATTTGTCGACGGTGTGCTCGATGTCGTCGAGCACGGCGCCGCCCAGGCCGAAGGGAGGCAGCGTGCCGCGCCGCCATTCCGCGGCGCGCAGACCGGCGGGGTCGGCGCCGGTGAGGCGAGCAGTCAGCATGCGTTCGCCCAGTTCCCATTTCGCGAGGCCGTCGAGTTCGATCGGCAGGCGATCGGCGATGTCCTCGTCGTGCTCGGGCACGCGCAGGCCCAGGCGCTGCCACAGGAACGCGCGGAGGGGATGCTCGGCGAAGGACATCAGGTCGTTCAGGGCGACATCGGCGAGGTCGGGAGCGGGCAGCGGCGCGGGCAGGAAGGCCGGGCGGGGACGCGGCGGCGCGGCGGCGGCCACGGCACCGGCCAGCGCGACGGCATCGAAGCTGAACGGCTTGTCCGCGTGGAAGTTCCGGCTGTCGAAACTCTGCAGCGGATGCCGGATCAGCACCTTGTCGGCGTCGTCACCGAGATAGCCGCGCACGGCGTCGAGGATCTCGGCGACCGGGATGGCGGGCGGGCGCTTGGTGCCGGTGACCGGATCCGCGCCGGTATGGAACAGCAGCAGCTTGTCCTGCGCGGCCATGATCGCGTCCAGCAGCAGCTGGCGGTCCTCGCTGCGGGGATCGCGTTCGCCCAGCAGCGGATGGCGGGCCAGCACGTCGTCGCCGTCGATACCGCCCGCCCTCGGGAAGACATCGTCGTCGAGTCCGAGCAGCACCACCACCCGGTGCGGCACCGACCGCATCGGCGTCATGGTGGCGACGGTCAGCTCACCGGTGCGGAAGTTCGCGCGGGTCGGCCGGGCGGCGAGCCGGTTCGCCAGCAGCACACCGACATCGGGCAGCCGGAGCTGCACGTCTCCGGCGTGCTCGGTGGCGGCGGTCAGTTCGCGGCGGGCTTCCGCGCGAATCCAGGCATCCCGGTCGGGTACGTCGGTGAGCAGGTCGAGCGCACGCGCCAGCACCGCGGCCCATTCGCCGGCCGGACGCGGTCCCCGCAGGTCGCGCAGGCACACCGCGAGCCGGTCGACGAACTCGGCGAAGCGCCCCGCCAGATCCACGTCACCGGAGTCCACGTCACCCAGGGGCAAAGCCAAATCCAGCCAGTCGTCGGCACTTTCGTCGGCGGTGACACCCAGCAGGATCCGGTCGACGGCCGCGTTCAAGGTGTTCTGCGCGAAATCGGCGAGCCCGAATGCCTGCCGCTGCCGCTGCCCGATCCCCCATCGCGCCCCGGACGCCGCGGCCCACTCCCGCAACCGTTCGATCGCGTCGTCGTCGAAACCGCAACGGCGGCGCACGGTTTCGGATGCGGCCAGATCCAGCACCTGGGTCACCGTGACCCGTCCGTCCGCCAGTTCCAGCAGGGTCGCGATCACCGCGAGCATCGGATTGGTGACCCCGCGCCCCCGATCGGCCAGCCGTACCCGCAACTGATGCGCGGGATGCGCCGAAT from Nocardia goodfellowii carries:
- the recC gene encoding exodeoxyribonuclease V subunit gamma, whose product is MPLHIHRAERADILADSLAALLATPLTDPFAADVVAVPAKGVERWLTQRLSTVLGVTGPSSADGVAANIRFPSPSGLVAEVLAAAGGVRPEDDPWAPERLVWTLLRVIDAALSEPWCAVLARHLGATEPTGRDHRVGRRYATAARIAALFDSYGAQRPALIDEWAAGADTDGAGHPVPDDLLWQPALWRRLRAEVGAPSPAERLEAACARLRAEPAAVQLPQRLSVFGATRLPADQLAVLSALGEGRDVHLWLAHPSPAMWSTLAQLPPASSRAADTTTTAVDHPLLAGLARDVRELQQRLHAIGAPILTGEQPNPKGPGQDSPIGVQSESESSPAVSTVSPHPASGESGSTLLSAIQAGIRDDRWPPAPGAYAADGSFQVHACHGPTRQVEVLRECLLGLFAADPTLEPRDVLIMCPEVEAYAPLVRAAFGATGSAEGMRDSAHPAHQLRVRLADRGRGVTNPMLAVIATLLELADGRVTVTQVLDLAASETVRRRCGFDDDAIERLREWAAASGARWGIGQRQRQAFGLADFAQNTLNAAVDRILLGVTADESADDWLDLALPLGDVDSGDVDLAGRFAEFVDRLAVCLRDLRGPRPAGEWAAVLARALDLLTDVPDRDAWIRAEARRELTAATEHAGDVQLRLPDVGVLLANRLAARPTRANFRTGELTVATMTPMRSVPHRVVVLLGLDDDVFPRAGGIDGDDVLARHPLLGERDPRSEDRQLLLDAIMAAQDKLLLFHTGADPVTGTKRPPAIPVAEILDAVRGYLGDDADKVLIRHPLQSFDSRNFHADKPFSFDAVALAGAVAAAAPPRPRPAFLPAPLPAPDLADVALNDLMSFAEHPLRAFLWQRLGLRVPEHDEDIADRLPIELDGLAKWELGERMLTARLTGADPAGLRAAEWRRGTLPPFGLGGAVLDDIEHTVDKLVRAALPEYESPARAVDIAIDLGGGRRLTGTVPEVHGETLVRTTFSRLAPKHRISAWVALLALAATEDRSWRAVTTGRGQFHRPAWRSILTAPDRPAAVAALRELVKLRDAGLCEPLPITPTATAAYAERRFRGSSVEEAITSAEREFNGGPNGPAAFGDHTDRHLRYIWGPAPRLDDLMSAPAPAGEPGETTLFGALARRLWVPLLAAETQGQP